Below is a genomic region from Nitrospinaceae bacterium.
AGTGGCCATCAAAGAGCCGGGACACAAAATCAACCTGGATGACTTCGAACGGCCTCAGCGGGCCATGCATGCCATTGGTGGCTGACTTCTGCGCGAAGGGCGAGCTTGCCCACGCGTGCAACATCCATTGGAAGCAATATTGGCCTGATGTCATGCTGAATCCTCAAACAATCTTCGATCGAAAATATCCGGCGTCACACCAGGCGGGATAAATTTTCCCCTGCATCATTCGACCCAATGACCCTTTTGCAAAAACAAAATGTCCTTGAAAGACACCTGAAAGGTTTAAAAAGCGTTATCGTGGGTTTTTCCGGAGGCGTGGACAGCACCCTGGTTCTGGCAATGGCGCATAGAACCCTTGGCAACGAAAATGTCCTTGCCGTAACCGCCCAGTCCGAGAGCCTTGCGGAACGGGAACTCAAAGGGGCTCAACAAGTGGCGGACCAAATCGGGGTCGAGCATTTGATCCTGAGAACCAACGAGATGGCCTCTCCAAAATACCGGGAAAACCCGGTCAACCGCTGCTATTACTGTAAGTCCGAGTTGTACTCAAAGCTCGCGGCCATTGCCGCAAAAAGAAATTTTGCCCATATTGTCAACGGCATCAATCAGGACGATTTGGGAGACCACCGTCCGGGAATCGTCGCCGCCAGAGAGTTCGGTGTGTTGA
It encodes:
- a CDS encoding adenine nucleotide alpha hydrolase; this encodes MTLLQKQNVLERHLKGLKSVIVGFSGGVDSTLVLAMAHRTLGNENVLAVTAQSESLAERELKGAQQVADQIGVEHLILRTNEMASPKYRENPVNRCYYCKSELYSKLAAIAAKRNFAHIVNGINQDDLGDHRPGIVAAREFGVLSPLANAGFEKSDVRELSRHLGLTTSEKPAMPCLSSRVPYGEPISPEKLFMIERAEDLLLSLGFTQLRVRHHGDTARIELLKEEMPKIMDDSVAETVRGRFKQIGFKNVTLDLEGFRSGKLNDGLKEINQERKETCFKSS